The proteins below are encoded in one region of Xenopus laevis strain J_2021 chromosome 8L, Xenopus_laevis_v10.1, whole genome shotgun sequence:
- the LOC108699448 gene encoding butyrophilin subfamily 3 member A2 isoform X2 gives MRIKFYQRDPNSYVSVYNKGQTEHDNQDEKYKDRTEILKENITRGEVGVRIKNVMMSDTGKYTCQFAYENNYDKARLTLTVAAVGKEPAIHTQENNEAPTGYKTRTCESSGWYPEPKLQWLDGNGNILESYVSIKYIDNITLYQVSSSIKQDDCSPVTCRISNELLNVKHQNSVDVSHCWEPWQIALLVTGWCVVAVAFFVALVRCIYKYI, from the exons ATGAGAATCAAATTTTATCAAAGAGACCCAAACTCCTATGTTTCTGTGTATAACAAGGGACAGACTGAACATGATAATCAGGATGAGAAGTATAAGGACAGGACGGAGATTCTGAAAGAGAACATCACACGGGGAGAAGTTGGTGTGAGAATAAAGAATGTTATGATGTCAGACACAGGGAAATACACCTGCCAATTTGCTTATGAAAATAATTACGATAAGGCAAGACTGACACTGACGGTGGCTG CTGTTGGGAAAGAACCCGCCATCCATACTCAAGAAAACAATGAAGCCCCAACTGGATACAAGACTAGAACCTGTGAATCTAGCGGCTGGTATCCTGAGCCCAAGTTGCAGTGGTTGGACGGCAATGGGAACATACTGGAATCTTatgtttctataaaatatattgataacatAACCCTGTACCAAGTATCATCTTCCATAAAACAAGATGACTGTTCCCCTGTGACCTGCCGGATAAGTAATGAGCTCCTGAATGTAAAGCACCAGAACTCTGTTGATGTATCAC ACTGCTGGGAACCCTGGCAGATTGCACTATTAGTCACTGGGTGGTGCGTTGTTGCTGTTGCTTTCTTTGTTGCCTTGGTTCGGTGCATCTATAAGTACA TATAG